One Atribacterota bacterium DNA window includes the following coding sequences:
- the rplX gene encoding 50S ribosomal protein L24: METKKKFKLPIKKGDLVEVIHGKDRGKRGKVLTVLLQDGKAVVEGVNMVKKHTRPTQKNPQGGIIDQENPVRVSNLRLVCSRCSQVTRIGRKKVADARFRVRVCKKCGEIIDKV, encoded by the coding sequence TTGGAAACGAAAAAGAAATTTAAGTTACCTATTAAAAAGGGTGATCTGGTTGAAGTCATACACGGAAAGGATCGTGGCAAGCGGGGGAAGGTTTTAACGGTTCTCCTGCAGGATGGCAAAGCAGTGGTCGAAGGAGTTAACATGGTGAAAAAACATACTCGCCCCACTCAGAAAAACCCTCAGGGGGGAATCATTGACCAGGAAAATCCGGTCAGGGTTTCCAATCTGCGTCTGGTATGTAGTCGTTGTAGCCAGGTTACCCGGATAGGGCGAAAAAAGGTGGCTGATGCCAGGTTCAGAGTCCGGGTATGCAAGAAGTGTGGCGAAATTATTGATAAAGTATAG
- the rpmC gene encoding 50S ribosomal protein L29, with product MRASELRNLTNEELNQKLKDLRTELFNLRFQTITGQLANPQRIRTVKRDVARIKTILKERELGLQKQGVK from the coding sequence ATGAGGGCTTCCGAATTGCGTAATTTGACAAATGAAGAGTTAAATCAGAAATTAAAAGATTTGCGGACTGAGCTCTTTAATTTGCGTTTTCAGACCATCACTGGCCAATTAGCGAATCCCCAGAGGATCCGTACGGTAAAGAGGGACGTTGCTCGAATTAAGACTATCCTCAAAGAGCGGGAACTGGGATTGCAGAAACAGGGGGTAAAGTAA
- the rplN gene encoding 50S ribosomal protein L14: protein MIQPRTMLEVADNTGAKKIMCIRVMGGSNRRYATIGDIIIASVKEAEPHSGVKKGEVVRAVVVRVRKELGRPDGTFVRFDDNAAVLVNNQDVPRGTRIFGPVGRELREKNFMRIISLAPEVV from the coding sequence TTGATTCAGCCGAGAACAATGCTTGAAGTGGCCGATAATACCGGTGCAAAGAAAATCATGTGCATTCGGGTGATGGGTGGCTCGAATCGCCGTTATGCGACAATTGGAGATATTATTATCGCTTCGGTTAAAGAAGCTGAACCCCATTCAGGGGTGAAGAAAGGGGAAGTGGTGAGAGCGGTGGTAGTCCGGGTTCGAAAGGAGCTGGGCCGGCCTGACGGGACATTCGTCAGATTTGATGATAATGCAGCAGTGCTCGTTAATAACCAAGATGTTCCCAGGGGAACCCGTATTTTCGGTCCGGTAGGTCGGGAGTTGCGGGAAAAAAATTTCATGCGAATTATTTCCTTAGCGCCTGAAGTTGTATAA
- the rpsQ gene encoding 30S ribosomal protein S17 has protein sequence MGARKQFVGEVVSNAMDKTVVVKVTRVTEHPLYRKKIKRNAKFKAHDENKICGKGDKVLIEETRPLSKTKRFRVVEVLERARVEEGGEFVDSAENNA, from the coding sequence ATGGGCGCTCGCAAACAGTTTGTTGGAGAAGTGGTCAGTAACGCCATGGATAAAACTGTAGTGGTTAAAGTAACCAGGGTTACAGAACATCCGCTTTACAGAAAAAAGATCAAAAGGAATGCGAAGTTTAAAGCTCATGATGAGAATAAAATCTGTGGAAAAGGCGATAAAGTGCTCATTGAAGAGACTAGGCCCCTGAGCAAGACGAAGCGTTTTCGGGTTGTGGAAGTGTTAGAGAGGGCGAGGGTTGAGGAAGGAGGAGAGTTCGTTGATTCAGCCGAGAACAATGCTTGA
- the rpsC gene encoding 30S ribosomal protein S3: MGQKVNPVGLRLGIIKDWQSRWYAEKKFQDHLLEDLKVRQYIKERLYRSGVSRVEVERLANQVKVVIKTARPGIVIGRKGSEVEKLKQDLQAMIGNQNVQISVEEVQSPETDAQLVAENIALQIERRVSYRRAMKQAIVRALKAGAKGIKVACSGRLAGAEIAREEWYREGRLPLQTLRADIDYGFAEAITTYGKIGVKVWIFKGEVISPGEVLEEGGFGEVKEGKYEEELVDYADTQES; the protein is encoded by the coding sequence TTGGGGCAGAAAGTCAATCCAGTCGGTTTACGTTTGGGTATTATTAAAGATTGGCAATCTCGCTGGTATGCTGAGAAAAAGTTTCAGGATCATCTTTTAGAGGATTTGAAGGTTCGGCAATACATCAAAGAAAGGCTCTATCGCTCTGGAGTTTCCAGGGTTGAGGTGGAACGTTTAGCAAACCAGGTTAAAGTGGTTATCAAAACGGCTCGTCCAGGAATTGTCATCGGTCGTAAGGGAAGCGAAGTTGAAAAATTGAAACAAGATTTGCAGGCCATGATTGGGAACCAAAATGTCCAAATTTCGGTCGAAGAGGTTCAATCCCCCGAAACCGATGCACAGCTTGTTGCTGAAAACATCGCTTTGCAGATCGAGCGACGTGTTTCTTACCGGAGAGCTATGAAACAGGCCATTGTTCGCGCACTCAAAGCTGGAGCCAAAGGAATCAAGGTAGCCTGTTCTGGAAGACTGGCAGGAGCAGAGATTGCTCGTGAAGAGTGGTATCGTGAAGGTCGCTTGCCTTTACAGACTTTACGTGCTGATATAGACTATGGATTTGCCGAAGCGATCACCACGTACGGTAAAATTGGTGTCAAAGTTTGGATTTTTAAGGGTGAAGTAATCTCTCCGGGTGAAGTTCTGGAAGAAGGGGGCTTCGGAGAAGTAAAAGAAGGGAAATACGAGGAGGAATTGGTAGACTATGCTGATACCCAAGAGAGTTAA
- the rplP gene encoding 50S ribosomal protein L16: MLIPKRVKYRKQQRGRMTGIAHRGCEVDFGDFGLQALEPAWITNPQIEAARVAISRHIKKGRIWVRVFPDKPYTKKPTESRMGKGKGPVEGWVAVVRPGKVLFEIGGVDRETAMEALRLASHKLPIKTRVVERSVE, translated from the coding sequence ATGCTGATACCCAAGAGAGTTAAATATAGAAAACAGCAACGTGGGAGAATGACGGGTATTGCCCACCGAGGGTGTGAGGTTGATTTCGGTGACTTTGGTCTGCAGGCTCTGGAGCCGGCCTGGATTACCAATCCTCAGATTGAGGCGGCGCGAGTTGCCATTTCAAGACATATTAAAAAGGGAAGGATCTGGGTGAGAGTTTTTCCAGACAAGCCCTATACGAAGAAACCTACTGAATCCCGAATGGGTAAAGGAAAAGGTCCAGTAGAAGGATGGGTAGCGGTAGTAAGACCGGGGAAGGTCCTTTTTGAAATCGGGGGTGTAGACAGGGAAACCGCTATGGAAGCCTTGCGTCTGGCTTCTCATAAATTGCCCATCAAAACGAGAGTTGTCGAGAGAAGTGTTGAGTAG